CATAGGCTCTTGACCCTCTTGGAGATAAAAATGAAAGCTGATCTAAATACTTTGGAATATATATAGAGAGAAGTGGGAAAACACAAACTTAATcgaaatatattatatatataactaatATCATAAAAAATGATAGATTTGTATATTTATCACAAACACATCATAACCATTTAATCGACATATGACTAGCTAAGAACTTGTTTAATTAATGTCAATTGTTCTCAATTATGAATGCGAAAGATGGAGAAACCATTTTAACGCAGTGACTTTTAAAAACCAAATTGTTagtcataaaaaaaattaaatgtaTGCTTTAAATCATACCTTTGTGGATTTTAAACAAACCAAATTGAGTTGAATTTTGTTCTTAATGAGTCAAACAtaacttcttctttttttttgttaACAAATCGAATTGAGCTAAGCTTTCTTATTGCACAAAAATGGTGTTCGAACTCAAACTCGTTAACAAACCGTGCCGTATTCGAATTTTTATCGAACAACAGTGAGAGTGGAACTGAAGCCGTAACGAACAGTTTGTAAACAGTATTATGTTTATTTTAAAAAATGGTTGAAACTTGCTTGAATCAACTTATCGTTTCGACACAACAGAAACTTATATTTTTATCTATTATCATTAAATAATTCAAATGATATGTGGATTAAATTTTTAGGTGTAATTTTAAACTTAAAATGTAAGAAATATTATCAAAAATCGGGATCCATTTATTTActtttttttttgtgttttaaCGAGCCGAATTCGAGCCGATCTCGAGTCGAGTTCAAGCAGCACATGCTAAAACTCGGCTCGAGTTTGTTAAACTTAACGCATACATTTTCGACTTTGAGTTTTGAGTTCAAACTCGAACTCAGTTAATAATGAATATAATTCGCATTTGTACAAAATACGAGCGAATTTGAATCATACTTAAAAATTTGAACGAATATCGAGTCGAATCTCACCATAGTAATATTTGGTCATATTTAAATAGAATAGTTTCAATAATTTCAGAGTACTtgaatatttattaaaaatatttgattcaaatttaataattatgtTCTTAATAAATGTTACATGtcatacatacacatacacacatatatatatatatatatttaaataatattatacaaaataaCCACATTTTAGTTTTGTTAATATTTACTGGAGTACTCTTAATTTTTTTAGTATTAATTTAGACGAATTTGAATCTAAATATATAAATGAGTAATTGGGTACTTAATTGAGTCGAACCTAATCAAATACGAATATTTATATTTGAACTCAAAGTCCAATCTGAGTCAAGTGTAAACAATTTATAATTCGAATCCGGATAGAATTCATACTACTAAATTTTTTACAAGTATTTATAAGTTCGGACTGAATTTTAAGTTATTCGCACTTATTCGACTTGTTTTTACCCACCTAGCAGCAACTCATTCTTAATCTAAGTAATATATAATGCACAAAGGTTATCTGGTAGAATAAACTTGCTAGGGTTATTTTATATCCTCTTagtttaaaatatttaaattagcAAAACAAAGGTAAATGAATCTGCTAGGCAAGGTGTTATAACAGCTAACAGAGTGTTGGATAGTTTGTTGGCATCCGGTTTTCAACGCACTGGTTTCTTTCAGAGAAATTTTGCGGAAATGATGATTAAGTATGTCACTGTAAGAGAATAATCCATAAACATGTGTGTTAACAGTAGAATCCATCATACATTAAGCCGCAAAACTCCAAATTTAATTCACATGAATCCATATTATTTGCGTGAAATCATTGTATTTGCCAGCTCGAACCATTTTCAATGACATCTATTGCGGGTACTTTATAATATAATGTAGGGTATAATTTCATAGAACTACTAATCTTCTGTGCTATAAATAACAAACCCTACATACAGACTCTTCACTCAGCACTCTAATATATTACTTCAAGTCTTACTAGCCATCTTATAGACTGCCAGAGACATGGGTTCCAAACAAACTGCAGCAGTAGCTCTCTTTTTGTCCATTAACATTCTCTTCTGTAGCCTTGTCAGTTCCTGTGAAACATGCCCTAGTCccaaacctaagcctaagcctaagccaaCTCCATATCCATCAGCAGGAAAATGCCCTAGAGATGCCCTTAAATTAGGTGTTTGTGCTGATGTCCTCAAGTTGGTTAATAATGTTGTTATCGGATCTCCTCCAACTCTCCCATGCTGCAGTCTTCTTGATGGCCTCGTTAACCTTGAAGCCGCGGTCTGTCTTTGCACTGCCATTAAGGCCAATCTTCTTGGTATCAAGCTCAATGTTCCTGTTGCTCTCAGCTTAGTTCTCAATAATTGCGGAAAGAAGCTTCCAAATGGTTTCGAGTGTACATAAAAAAATATCTACGTATTCAATATGCTTCGGAGTTTCAGCATTTCGTCTGTGTGCGGCCACTTGAAACAATTAATCCTTTAATCTGGTGTTTGTGCGTTTGGGTGTTTTCAGTTATTTAATTCCGTGTTGGACATTAATCTGTTGTTGCTATGATGTATTTTTttttcttgtgtaataatgaATGAGCGAGACTTAGGTTTTGCTTTTTATGAGACTTGTGTATTTTTATACGTGTGAAATGTAAGACAACTGAAGTATATCATGTACAGGTTTCATGTATTTCGTCCACATGTTCCCGTGAACAGATCATCAAACATATAAACTGGTATTGTAGTAACTTGTATGTTCTCGGTCAGTTATCAATTTACAATCACCAGCGGCGCATGTATGACCGGTCTTACATGGTCAGGAAAATGTCACTGGCCTCCATTAATTAGTTATTATTCCAGAAAAGAAGTTGCAAATCACCAAAACATACAAGTTGAACATGTTTTGCGTCCAGATAAAGCTAGTGTTGATGTGGTCTATAATGAATATAATAAAATGGAAACCGAATTAGCATCATACGACCTAACATATTACTAATATATAATATAGGCCAGTGGCCTGATTTAGCCTAAATTACAGTCCACCATAAGTTGCTGACACAAGTTGTTGAAGTGATACGTTAGAAAAAGTTGGACGGCGAGTGCCACAACAAATTGTTCACTTAAAGGTATGGAAAGACTAAGAACTTTGACCTTGGAATGTTTTGATTTCTTAATTAATTTCTTCAAATATTTGTGTGCTTTTTACAGGAATATAAGCAAAAGAAACCTCTTCTGGTCAAATAAATGATACAGCAAAGCCCATAAATATTTCTAGTGCTTTAATCTGTCCGTTGCTTATGCACATAAATCTGCTGAGAAGGAGTATATATCTCGAGTTTTTTTATGCTAGCGCAATATGAAGCTTAATGTATACAATGGTCTACTGAAACCGATCTTGCACAATCTGTCAGTATTGTTAGTAGATTTATGGGTGATCCGGGTAAGGAGGATTGGCAAGCTGTGAAGAGGGTGTTTCGGTACTTAAAAGGTACGTCTGATGTTAGTCTCATTTATGGAGATGATACAGAGTGTTTGGTAACATGATTTTCAGACTCTGATTATGCTGGAGATGTTAACAGTAGAAGATCTATGACTGATTATGCTTTCACTCTTGGTGGTTCAATTGTCAGTTGAAAAACTACTCTGCAACCTACAGTGACTTTGTCTAttacagaagcagagtacatgGCATTGACAGAAGCCGCAAAAGAAGGAACCTGATTGAAAGATTTGGTCAGTGATTTAGGTATAAATCATGTTCAGACTGCAGTGTATTTTGACAATTTTAGTACAATTTGTTTAGTCAAGGATCAGGTCCACCATCAGCAGACTAAGCACATAGATTTAAGATATCATTTTTTAAGAAGTGAGAAGAGAATCAAGGTGAACAAAGTGGTTACTTCTGCTAACCCAGCTGATATACTCACCAAGCCGGTTTCACATAGCAAGTTTTAACATTGTTTGAATTTGCTAAATATTTGGAGTTGTTGATTGTCCTTTTAGGGCAAAATCTGAGGCAAAAGAGCTTTTTCGGGTACATCTGACATTATTATGGTGCATCtgatacatttatttttttatgagAGAATTCAATTCAAGGTGGAGATTTTTAGAATATGCCTTGAATAGGTATATGTTCCAAACGCTAGGACTTTGGTGGTACGCTGCCTTGAATCTGTTTTTATGGTATCTTATATTTTATGCTAGGGTTATCTGTTTTGAACATATTTTTCTGGAGTTTTTTATAACCGcctataaagtattttataaactCTTTAGGACATAACCTAAACATATGTTATAATTTGTATCCTAaagattaataaaaaaaattcttttctGTTTATTTGTATTTTTTTCTTTACGCTTATTATAATTTTTCTTGTTTTCATTATAACAACAATGTTAAGGAAtttgatatggatagaaaatatatcctaaagatatattaaatgtcacattaattacacttgggcttcttgtctgAAATTTATTACAGACCTGTCTGATCCAAACCCGTAGCAGACTCGAGACGGTCCATGTAGTCAAGGCCCACCAgcagaggtcgtcaaggtccatgAACACAAGATGTTCACGGAttaggcccaatacggctgaaagagcagagacatgtgtccTAAATGGACTCAAAGTACTACATAGAAGGTTCTGGAGTTCCTTCCCTTATATGACTactaatcaccatctaagttggagacttgtccatcatgtctcccaacacaagtctaaccctagactcacctctatataaaggtCTCTACCCCTTAAtctagaactacatttttggcttgTTTCTCTActacacagagatacgtaggcatcttgtaaggacTGATAGTCCCGAACGTgagagcaaccattaaagctcgaagctcacaaaccctagcatGAATTACTAACGCactctagtttttattccacaatatTTGGCTCCGTTTGTGGGAAAACTAtaacaaccatggtgaacacacaGAGCATAAAAAATAGTGGAACATACACTCATGTCCCATCACGAACAATCACATCAGTGGTAGAGGTACCaccgcattcaacctatgcctcCATCCAAGGAAGAACCCTGGTAGGGGCAACTGAGGCTCAGCAATAAGGGACGAATCCatcggctcctcaagggacgaatttTCAATTTGAGaagctacatgcacctgtgaaccctcaatccgttgggtatgagtactcgatgatcgtgaccactaaccccccttacgggatgcctaTGTACCTTGAGGCTGGAGGAAGTAGACACTCTAATCGGAGTGAAGCACATGGGTGGACGCCCCAATACATATGTGGCTTGGCTCCTATTTCGGAGaatcaagaattctctggaccttaTTCTGATAGAGTCTTCGAATCATCGGACGACGAGGTTGCTCCAAGGAGGAGGCATTCTAGTAAAGAGACGATGCCTAGTACCAACCAGTGGCCCAGAAgcactcaagggacgaatccccaagatgTCCAGGAGAGGAttagggctcatgaagctgagatccaaaggctgaagcgcgacttggaggcgcacctgACCCCAAGACCTCCATTTGCTGTGAGGCAAAGAGATCTTCCTCcgatcatagacctggatggtccaataccaaaAAGGGttgtgtaatatcccatattctcaaatattattattataattatttggaattatttatgtgattttatgtgaattttagtgaattatccggtaattggagttgatgttttggatgtttatatgtgatattccctgcatgttctaatttttatatgtgcagaataaaatatagataattatgatatttttctagtaatttttggattgttatataattttataaggatttatagatttattaattattttatgaataattacaaaattattttataaagccgggaatcgtccaacttcaaccattttatgtttttacaacccgaaacgaaaactccttcctaacctaatctggtaattccggacattttccgtgtttcaactttttcgatccggattacggtttgactcgtgcgcggcccggcgcaagattttcgatacgataaccatttcgataaatcaacaaaacccgtattctcgagagacaggatatttttacattatttatgtatatggtgttttatgaaaaactcggttttgataattatccaaatctggtattaaattgtatcgtttttgtagttacttagcggctaagtaatctatttttggatcgttttgcagttacttagcggctaagcaactaatttatcgatccaaaacgatccagaacgaaccaatattccgtaaatataaataacctatttcttatttcatttatttggtttattcatttgcaaccagtaaaaatacagtaaatacagagaaaaacccaagaaaccgatatgttcctgagaatcaaacgcacgaacgaggacgttaccgaactccaattcgggcgtgtaatatatcaaatcgaagctctcgaaaagtactttctgaatcaatcaaccattttagtgcaacaattaaggtaattttcttatttattgatttatattcgaattatttgataattaaattatcaaaatttgttcttgatgttgttgatgtgatttgatgcttccatcgtgtagataatatttttctggtcattttcatatattatacttcaaaaatagagttcaatatcatgtaataattgaagtttgattttctGGAAATTATGTAAAAAGCTGTTCTTGGTGTTGTTGAAGAGTTTTGAGAATCATACCCAAATTTGAAGGTgatattgaactccaaatcacaagtatttgtAACCGTTGTGAAGCCCTCAATCTGTTCTATCTGATTTTAGCATTAAAATCAATTGAGGATTGGTAatttttaaattcgtaattttagggtttattCTCGATTTGGGGATTTCTTGTTCTTGAATCGTTTGTTGAATttgtttgttagatatatttgataatgtcatggctaatatgttttatgtttagatttcatatcttatttgaacagaacaaatcagtacttaactgatcagtacttatactggaagtcagaacttaagggatatcagtacttatgttatcaggagatagatatcagaacttaaagtgctgaaggacgatcagataaggacagtagctgattaaagttaagaagatcaagataaacataagaagagatatgcatgaagaaggaattccgtgaagaatggaatacttggaatagaagatatctgattgatatattttaggaagcagaattatattccatatcaattagcgaatatcttgtaactgtgtagtatataaacacagaaatagagtttacactatatgtgttatcattatcgagaatattatttagtataactctagcagctctcgtgatattttgttcatcactgagagataacagttccagattgtaacagagtttattgtttaaataaagtttgttttctgttacataagttcttgaagtttgatttgattgtgataaacactgtattcaccccctctacagtgaaagtgtgacctaacaagtggtatcagagctatctgttaacacacatacagttaaagatccaaacacagtcatgtctgacacagaaactccaactaagcctaccaaaactgaggaatcatcaaagacatcaattcagagtcgatatgagactatcagagttcccatattgagaccatctgaatatcccatatggaaggtaaggatgaccatgtttctggaagcaacagatccagaataccttgatagaatcagggaagggcctcacaaacctaccaagctcgctgttgtagttccaggtgaagcagcaatgaccgtaccaaaggaaaagaatgattacactgctgaagatatagcatctattgctaaggatgccaaggtacgtcacttattgcatagtgccattgataatgtaatgtcaaacagggtaatcaactgcaagactgctaaggagatatgggatgcactggagacaaggtgtcaaggaactgaaacagttaagaagaacaggaagacaatactcactcaagagtatgaacactttgactctaggactaatgagtcattgactgatgtgtatgaaagatttgtcaaactcttgaatgacttgtcattggttaataaggagtatgatcttgaagatacaaacctcaaattcctgttagctcttcctgaatgttgggatttgaaggcaacaacaataagagacaactacaatcttgatgaaacaactcttgatgaaatctatggaatgctcaagactcatgaacttgagatggaacaaagaagcaagagaaaaggaggaaagtcaaggacagttgctctcaaggttgaagaggaatcccccaaaccaccttcctcaaagaaagataagggtaaagctcttatcataaaatctgatactgagtcatcaagttctgagagtgatgatgactcagattctgaaagcttgcctgaaactgatgctgatgaggagatgatgaagctgtgtgctcttatggtgaaaggaatcacaaagattgcatacaggaagttcaggaagggaaagaagttttccaggaaaggcataagttctgataagaagaatttcagaagatctgaaggaaaaggaggaaagtctgacagaggagattatgctaatgttaaatgttataattgtggtgagaaaggccacatatctcctgagtgcaagaagaccaagaatgacaaaggcaaagctcttgtcacaaagcagaaaagctggacagacacctcagactctgaaagtgaggagaactatgcattgatggcaaatgctgaaaaatcaagttctgagagcagttctgaaactgctgaaacaaaggtacctcagactacttatgcttttcatactgatgatattaatgagttgagaagatatcttaaaaccatgtttgttagttatagagatcaaactttaacatgtgaaagattaacttctgaaaatcttgcttttaagaaaagaaacaatttcttagaaaaagagttagtcatgtttcatcaaactcagaaggatagagatgatgctttttatgttagggatgaagtgctaaaaatgaatgaatctctaaaaactgagttagaaaaggagagagagattatcagaacttggactaactctggcaaaacaactcaaaatttgctgagcagtggaaactggaaagagggcttaggttatgaagaaaataatgaaaaaggaactgaagaaattaagcctgttgataagcaaaagccgaagttaaaacctgttaagtttgtaactgaaaaatccgaaactgagaaatcagaagttaaaaaggaattaacttctgacaaactaaaacaggaaaagacagctgaagttaacataggcttaatgacaaagaagcagcttaagcataagctgaaagatgttaagaatgcaaacaaggtaaaatcacctaggaaaaacaggaatggaaaggaaggtgtgaataaaagcaataactataaatctgttcctgatgctcctaggaaagcatgttataactgtggaagttctaaccatctggcttctttttgcaggaagaataagaatattaactccttatctacaaagtcaggagttaagagtcagtctgttagatacaaaccacaaaatccttgttttcattgtggtagtttatggcattccatttatacttgtaaggaatatcatagtttgtactatgattattatcaaataaaaccttctttaaagaaagtttctgttgttccttctagtataagttctgataagaaaactgttaacataaaatctgatgttaaatccgctgcaaatgttaacaaacctaaaaaggccaaaggatccaagcaagtctgggtccttaaaactaataattagtggtctttttgattgcagggcaacaggaaaaatattttagttctggacagtggatgttcaggacacatgactggaaataaggccctgctatcagactttgtggagaaagctggcccaagtgtttcttatggagatggcaacattggaaaaactttgggatatggcaatatcaatcttgggaatgtcatcattaaagatgtagctctagtctcaggacttaaacacaacttactgagtataagtcaaatctgtgacagaggttatcatgttgatttctttgcagaacattgtgaaatagttagtaaattcaaaggaaaaattgttctaaagggattcaggcgtggtaacatttatgaagctaagctttcaacaagttctgatggttctgcaatctgtttagtgagtagagcctcaactgaagaaagctggaattggcacaagaaactctctcatttaaacttcaacaagataaatgaactgatcaagaaagatcttgtgagaggactgccaaaatcagtgtttgttcctgatggtctttgtgactcatgtcagaaggctaaacaaagaaaatcttcgttcaagagcaagactgaatcatcaattcttgagccttattatctacttcatgttgatctatttggtccagtgaatgtcatgtctattgcaaagaagaaatatgcgttggtcatagtagatgagttcaccagatacaaatgggtgtatttcttgcacacaaaaagtgaaactgcatctatcctgattgatcatgtcaaacatctggataaattgatcaaagattctgtgaaaattttgaggagtgataatggcactgaattcaagaatttgataatggaagagttctgcaaaaatcatggaataaagcaagaattttctgctcctggaactccacagcaaaatggagttgttgaaaggaagaatagaactctaattgaagctgcacgaacaatgcttgaagaagcaaagcttccaacctatttctgggctgaagctgtgcagactgcttgttttactcaaaatgcaacactcattaacaagcatggaaaaacaccatatgagatggtgaagaacaagaagccaaatctcaaatactttcatgtatttggatgtaaatgttttgttctcaagactcatcctgaacagctatccaagtttgatctaaaagctgatgagggaatctttgtaggatatccactttctacaaaagccttcagagtctataatttgagaacaaaagtggtcatggaatctatcaatgtctcttttgatgacaagaagatcactggacttgaagattgcattgatcatgataagctgagatttgaaaatgaagattcatattctgatatctcaagtcctgacagtctaagtcctgatactgtaaattctgatggattaaactctgatgttattgaaactgtggtgactacgtcaaaggaagatgcaccaatgcagggggagcatactcaagatattatcacatctcaagaagcatcagaacatacatctggctcttcaaattctgattcgtcaagttctgataagccaagtactgacagtgctgaaaatctaaatactgaaggatccaactcagagagcatagtttcagggggagcatcagaaaatgaaaccgaagacagcatgaatcatgggggagcatccagttctagagaaaatcttccatctgcaaggaagtggacaaaatcacatacacctgatttaataattggaaatcctgaggcaggtgtcagaactagaacaggtacttcgaatgaatgtctttacaattcttttctctctcagtctgagccaaagaaagtggaagaagctcttcaagatgctgattgggtgcaagcaatgcaggaagagttgaatgaatttgaaagaaacaaagtctggaccttagtgccaagacccaagaatagatcggttgttggtacaaagtgggtattcagaaacaaaactgacagtgatggcataattgtaaggaacaaggcaaggctggttgcaaaaggatattctcaacaggagggaattgactatgatgaaacatttgctccagttgctaggttagaagccataaggatattcatggcttatgctgctcacaaaaagtttactgtctttcaaatggatgtgaaaagtgcttttctcaatggagaattggaagaggaagtatatgttgaacaacctccaggctttgtagattccaaacatccagattatgtctac
This genomic interval from Apium graveolens cultivar Ventura chromosome 8, ASM990537v1, whole genome shotgun sequence contains the following:
- the LOC141678888 gene encoding 14 kDa proline-rich protein DC2.15-like, with the protein product MGSKQTAAVALFLSINILFCSLVSSCETCPSPKPKPKPKPTPYPSAGKCPRDALKLGVCADVLKLVNNVVIGSPPTLPCCSLLDGLVNLEAAVCLCTAIKANLLGIKLNVPVALSLVLNNCGKKLPNGFECT